In one window of Pristiophorus japonicus isolate sPriJap1 chromosome 9, sPriJap1.hap1, whole genome shotgun sequence DNA:
- the LOC139274155 gene encoding epidermal differentiation-specific protein-like: protein MTGRIILFENPNFVGPAYCFRDKLNNLADVSWSDRAQSLTVQGKHWVAYTDMEQEGEGLRGKGEFVVYGEGDHVLSDKMKERIKFLRLVTEALDVRKIELYQHTDYKGRKHIAQNDETDLKNSKFDNMASSHKVTGGVWILYDGPHFTGDCFIAFKGDDIQDYGKYKYNDKVSSLQPLNSDDFILPKSAAENCADPATEELSRPNAGPSAPNSALPSTD from the coding sequence ATGACCGGCAGGATTATCCTGTTCGAGAATCCCAACTTTGTCGGCCCTGCGTACTGCTTTAGGGACAAACTGAATAACCTTGCGGATGTTTCGTGGAGTGACCGTGCTCAATCCCTGACGGTGCAAGGCAAACACTGGGTTGCATACACGGATATGGAGCAAGAAGGAGAGGGACTCCGTGGTAAGGGAGAATTCGTGGTTTATGGAGAAGGGGACCATGTGCTGTCTGACAAGATGAAGGAACGGATCAAATTCTTGCGCCTGGTGACAGAAGCGCTAGATGTGAGAAAGATTGAACTGTACCAACACACTGATTATAAAGGTAGGAAGCACATTGCCCAGAATGATGAAACAGACCTGAAAAATTCTAAGTTCGACAATATGGCCTCGTCCCACAAGGTGACGGGAGGCGTGTGGATCCTATACGACGGTCCCCATTTCACAGGCGATTGTTTCATCGCCTTTAAAGGTGACGACATCCAAGACTACGGAAAATATAAATACAATGACAAGGTGTCTTCACTGCAACCCTTAAACAGCGACGATTTTATTCTGCCAAAATCAGCTGCGGAAAACTGTGCAGACCCAGCCACCGAAGAGTTGAGCAGACCCAACGCCGGGCCCTCTGCTCCGAATTCTGCCCTCCCCTCTACTGATTGA